From Centropristis striata isolate RG_2023a ecotype Rhode Island chromosome 16, C.striata_1.0, whole genome shotgun sequence, a single genomic window includes:
- the LOC131988107 gene encoding interferon-inducible GTPase 5-like isoform X1, with translation MVTFNSLFLQFSKITMEDPLDNKAAEDIKEALENNNQALAVAKIQEYLEKKKNTPLNIAVTGEAGSGKSSFVNAFRGLDDGDDGAAPTGCVETTMEVTAYPHPNFPNVTLWDLPGIGTTKFPADKYLKHVGFERFDFFIIVSSNRFRENDVKLALEIHKMKKKFYFVRSKIDNDLRDEERRMKKKKSQFNAEKTLKEIRENCTQGLQQQHVESPQVFLVSSFDLHLYDFPLLGKTLGRELPAHKSHALLLAMPTISLEVINKKKEAFQSVIEPWALLSALGAAIPVPGLSLVLDVEVLVGAVTGYVIGFGLDDPSLRSLANRSNVPLDDLMKIIVSPLAAKETTRDLVMEVILSFGSAAELTTAEVVFRWIPLIGTPVAMVSSSVFTYKILNKILDMLAEDAQRVFERALGLKTPV, from the exons ATGGTAACTTTTAATTCTCTATTTCTCCAGTTTTCAAAGATCACCATGGAAGATCCACTTGACAACAAAGCAGCTGAAGACATTAAAGAAGCACTAGAAAACAATAATCAAGCCTTAGCTGTAGCAAAGATCCAGGAGTAtttggagaagaagaaaaatactcCACTAAATATTGCCGTCACAGGAGAGGCAGGCTCTGGTAAATCCTCCTTTGTTAATGCCTTTAGAGGCttagatgatggtgatgatggagCTGCTCCCACTGGTTGTGTAGAAACCACCATGGAGGTTACAGCATACCCCCATCCTAACTTTCCCAACGTCACACTGTGGGATCTTCCTGGTATTGGCACCACCAAGTTTCCAGCTGACAAATACCTGAAGCATGTTGGATTTGAAAGgtttgacttcttcatcatcgtCTCATCTAATCGATTCAGAGAAAATGATGTGAAGCTCGCTCTGGAGATCCACAAGATGAAGAAAAAGTTCTACTTTGTTCGCTCAAAGATCGACAATGACTTACGTGATGAGGAAAGAaggatgaagaaaaagaagtcaCAGTTCAATGCTGAAAAGACTCTCAAAGAAATCAGGGAAAACTGCACTCAAG GTCTTCAGCAACAACATGTGGAGTCTCCACAAGTCTTCCTGGTGTCCAGCTTTGATCTCCACCTGTATGACTTCCCTCTTTTGGGGAAAACCTTAGGGAGAGAGCTTCCTGCACACAAGAGTCATGCTCTGCTGTTGGCCATGCCCACCATCAGCCTGGAGGTCATCAACAAGAAGAAAGAGGCTTTCCAATCCGTTATAGAACCTTGGGCTCTTCTTAGTGCACTTGGAGCAGCTATACCAGTTCCTGGGCTTTCTTTAGTCCTTGATGTGGAAGTGTTGGTTGGTGCTGTCACAGGATACGTAATTGGGTTTGGTCTTGATGACCCATCACTGCGTTCCCTCGCTAACAGATCAAATGTGCCATTGGATGATCTGATGAAGATCATTGTTTcaccactggctgcaaaagaaacaaCCCGTGATCTTGTCATGGAGGTTATTCTTTCATTTGGAAGTGCAGCTGAGTTAACGACAGCAGAAGTAGTGTTCAGGTGGATTCCACTAATTGGAACCCCAGTAGCAATGGTCTCCTCTTCTGTCTTCACCTACAAAATTCTAAACAAGATCCTTGACATGCTTGCTGAGGATGCACAGAGAGTGTTTGAACGGGCCCTGGGTTTGAAGACTCCAGTGTGA
- the LOC131988107 gene encoding interferon-inducible GTPase 5-like isoform X2 — MEDPLDNKAAEDIKEALENNNQALAVAKIQEYLEKKKNTPLNIAVTGEAGSGKSSFVNAFRGLDDGDDGAAPTGCVETTMEVTAYPHPNFPNVTLWDLPGIGTTKFPADKYLKHVGFERFDFFIIVSSNRFRENDVKLALEIHKMKKKFYFVRSKIDNDLRDEERRMKKKKSQFNAEKTLKEIRENCTQGLQQQHVESPQVFLVSSFDLHLYDFPLLGKTLGRELPAHKSHALLLAMPTISLEVINKKKEAFQSVIEPWALLSALGAAIPVPGLSLVLDVEVLVGAVTGYVIGFGLDDPSLRSLANRSNVPLDDLMKIIVSPLAAKETTRDLVMEVILSFGSAAELTTAEVVFRWIPLIGTPVAMVSSSVFTYKILNKILDMLAEDAQRVFERALGLKTPV; from the exons ATGGAAGATCCACTTGACAACAAAGCAGCTGAAGACATTAAAGAAGCACTAGAAAACAATAATCAAGCCTTAGCTGTAGCAAAGATCCAGGAGTAtttggagaagaagaaaaatactcCACTAAATATTGCCGTCACAGGAGAGGCAGGCTCTGGTAAATCCTCCTTTGTTAATGCCTTTAGAGGCttagatgatggtgatgatggagCTGCTCCCACTGGTTGTGTAGAAACCACCATGGAGGTTACAGCATACCCCCATCCTAACTTTCCCAACGTCACACTGTGGGATCTTCCTGGTATTGGCACCACCAAGTTTCCAGCTGACAAATACCTGAAGCATGTTGGATTTGAAAGgtttgacttcttcatcatcgtCTCATCTAATCGATTCAGAGAAAATGATGTGAAGCTCGCTCTGGAGATCCACAAGATGAAGAAAAAGTTCTACTTTGTTCGCTCAAAGATCGACAATGACTTACGTGATGAGGAAAGAaggatgaagaaaaagaagtcaCAGTTCAATGCTGAAAAGACTCTCAAAGAAATCAGGGAAAACTGCACTCAAG GTCTTCAGCAACAACATGTGGAGTCTCCACAAGTCTTCCTGGTGTCCAGCTTTGATCTCCACCTGTATGACTTCCCTCTTTTGGGGAAAACCTTAGGGAGAGAGCTTCCTGCACACAAGAGTCATGCTCTGCTGTTGGCCATGCCCACCATCAGCCTGGAGGTCATCAACAAGAAGAAAGAGGCTTTCCAATCCGTTATAGAACCTTGGGCTCTTCTTAGTGCACTTGGAGCAGCTATACCAGTTCCTGGGCTTTCTTTAGTCCTTGATGTGGAAGTGTTGGTTGGTGCTGTCACAGGATACGTAATTGGGTTTGGTCTTGATGACCCATCACTGCGTTCCCTCGCTAACAGATCAAATGTGCCATTGGATGATCTGATGAAGATCATTGTTTcaccactggctgcaaaagaaacaaCCCGTGATCTTGTCATGGAGGTTATTCTTTCATTTGGAAGTGCAGCTGAGTTAACGACAGCAGAAGTAGTGTTCAGGTGGATTCCACTAATTGGAACCCCAGTAGCAATGGTCTCCTCTTCTGTCTTCACCTACAAAATTCTAAACAAGATCCTTGACATGCTTGCTGAGGATGCACAGAGAGTGTTTGAACGGGCCCTGGGTTTGAAGACTCCAGTGTGA